Proteins encoded within one genomic window of Bacteroidota bacterium:
- a CDS encoding ATP-grasp domain-containing protein: MKQKVLMTGGGAPGAAGILKCLQQDSTIEVVVADASPDSVGRYLNPVFELIPKATDDTFISAIENLCQKHNINVILPLVTRELFAFSEHKQAFAQKGIKVIVSAYEQLSIANDKGKLYTQLQAAGILTPQFSIATTVEELKQAVTQLGYPDKTVCFKPCVSNGMRGFRVIDDTKDEFDLLFNYKPTSEYIKLDKAIEILSSRPFPPLLVSEYLPGEEYTIDCLANNGNCLLAIPRLRKKMVQGISVAGVIENNAEIINYCEQIIECCQLHGPIGVQVKRAVDGTFKILEINPRVQGTTVALLGAGVNLPLLAVKQETGETINPDAIEVKWGTQFTRHWTEVFH, translated from the coding sequence ATGAAGCAAAAGGTATTAATGACAGGCGGAGGGGCTCCCGGTGCAGCAGGTATTTTAAAATGCTTGCAGCAGGATAGCACAATTGAGGTGGTGGTTGCCGATGCCAGTCCTGATTCTGTGGGCAGATACCTCAATCCTGTTTTTGAACTGATACCCAAAGCCACCGACGATACTTTTATTAGTGCCATTGAAAACTTGTGCCAAAAACACAACATCAATGTGATATTGCCTTTGGTAACCCGTGAACTTTTTGCATTTAGCGAGCATAAGCAAGCATTTGCGCAAAAGGGGATTAAGGTTATCGTTTCGGCTTATGAACAATTAAGCATTGCAAATGATAAAGGCAAGCTGTACACCCAATTGCAAGCCGCAGGAATACTCACCCCGCAGTTTAGCATTGCTACTACTGTTGAAGAGTTGAAGCAAGCCGTTACTCAACTGGGCTATCCCGACAAAACAGTATGTTTTAAACCTTGCGTATCAAATGGTATGCGTGGGTTTAGGGTGATTGACGATACCAAAGACGAGTTTGATTTGCTGTTTAATTACAAGCCCACCAGTGAGTACATAAAACTGGATAAGGCTATCGAAATATTGAGCAGCCGTCCGTTCCCGCCGTTGTTGGTTAGCGAGTATCTGCCCGGCGAAGAATACACCATTGATTGTTTGGCAAACAACGGTAACTGCCTGTTGGCTATTCCGAGGTTGCGCAAAAAAATGGTGCAGGGCATTAGCGTAGCAGGTGTGATAGAGAACAACGCTGAAATAATAAACTACTGCGAGCAAATAATAGAGTGCTGCCAGCTGCACGGCCCTATTGGGGTACAAGTGAAGCGGGCCGTTGACGGCACCTTCAAAATACTTGAGATAAACCCCCGCGTACAAGGTACTACGGTGGCGTTGTTAGGAGCAGGTGTGAATTTACCTTTACTTGCTGTGAAACAAGAAACAGGTGAAACCATTAACCCCGATGCAATAGAAGTGAAATGGGGCACACAATTTACCCGCCATTGGACAGAGGTATTCCATTAA